Within Anopheles nili chromosome 3, idAnoNiliSN_F5_01, whole genome shotgun sequence, the genomic segment CGGTGGTGGCATCGTTGACGGCTTCCTCGTGTGTGTACGATGTAAATGCGAACGGAACGTTCGGGATGCAGAGCAGGTTACGGATTGTCTCCGACCAGGTCTCCTCTGGAGTTCCACAAAATTCATGAAAACCACAGTTGAACGCGATGATGAGATGTGGATTGGGAAGCTCGTACTTTTGGGGTAGCTTGTGGTACAAGTCTCGATAGAGTACTGCCTCCACCACACGCGTCTCGTCGAGATAGTTTTGGTACCCATCATTTTGCTTCAGGTTGGGACCGATGAAATACAGACGAAGACGGCGTAACATTGGTATGAAAACGAAGAATGCCGTATTGGTGAGCCGGTTAAAAAACACATCCTCGTTGTCGGTACCAATGATGAATACGACCAAATCGTCCTGTAGATCATCATACATATCAGTGCATTTTAGAGCATAAAGTATAGTGCCGACCCAGGAGAAATGGGACGCTAACTTGATATTGTCCATCTCTTGTGGTAATTCGATAGTGAGACCAGATTTGGAAACTGATCTGGATCTGGCCTTAATGTTTCGACCCATTATTTCGCTTGCCAACTGAAAACTATCCTTCGGTAAGAATTGCAAATCGACTTTGTCTCCGATGAGACGAATGAAGCTGTCGCCTGtatggaaatttttcggtaaGCCTATAccatatataaataaaaaattagaTTTAGGAATATTTTTTAACATAGaataaacatttaaatatAAACTTACCAAAGTCGAGACAAAAGTTGATACGCAACAAATCACACCACTTGGAATGGTTCTCACGGTCTCTTTGACGGTGTTCTTCGCTACAGTAAGCAACCTGACGGCAATCGCTACAAAAATCTAGCTTTTCCGAATCGTAATTCAAACAGACGTTACACACTGTTAGAAACTGTACCATAATGTGCTCATGATACAGCAACGAGCGATTGAGAACCCTTTCAATCAAGAAACGGTTACAGTCGACCAGGCGTTTTAGTGAACGTTTGTCGCTGGCAAAGGTGCTTAAGTGCTCTAGATACATTTTTTCCGGGCAACGCACAATATGGtcaacttttaattttgttgttaCTGCCTGTACAGAAAGGCAAAATTCATCATGCGAAGGTGCGTCCAGTTTCTGGTGCTGCACGCTGCAATATTTGATAAGTTTGCAACCCTTACACACCACATCTATACGGGTGAAGGGATTAGCCGGAGAGATGCTAAAACATATGTTGCATCGGTTTTGATGAAAGTTACTATACAAGGCTAGTTCGGTATCCATGACACGTGGACCGTATGGAACAAATTGAATCAGCAAACCTAGAATGGAGTAGAAGAGTGAGGTTAAATTCGGCGGTAACGAACTACATTGTACATCGAACTAGCTTATGAATAACATATTTCTAACAAAATAACTTCCTTCTAAGGATTCTTATTTATCGCTTGAAATGGGTTTCAATGGATGTACGGTATCACGAAACAAAAGACGCTTTCAAATCAAACTCGTCATTTCATTACTGGTTATTTTTGTCTGAACTTTATGAATTagtttttttacatattaGAGCAAAAATACGACTCACAATAAAACACGATTAGAAGGTCTAGGGAATGACTATAGAACAACTGGCAAATATGCCTAGATTTTAAGAAAATAGAAGATAAATTCGCAAAGGAAACTAATGAAGCTAACAGTGAAAATAATATGCACAAGCGAGCGTTGTTTAAACGTCAAGAATGTCAAACAATCGTGACATATGTTTTGTGAGTCCTTTCGTAACAAACCAATCCGGCTGGGTAATGTTTATATTTATGTAATTTTGCAGGTTTgcagaaaacagaaaaatgttGCGTTCTAACATATTCAGCTTGGTGCGGCTTTTGAGACCTTTACATCATACTAGCATTAGAAATTATGGTAAGTACGTCTTGTTTGCAATATGTTTTCTACTACATGTTTCCTACAATATATCCTACTATATTCACCGGCACGAAAAACAATTACAGCTGCTCCACCTAAGAGGTTCTACAAAAATACCGGTGTGATCTCTAGTAATGGACGGTTCGAAATTACATTGGACAGTCGAAAGTTGAAAACGCCGAGAGGCCTGCCATTTTATGTCGAAAGCGAACCGCTTGCCATCGCAATTGCTACAGAATGGGACGCACAGAAGGAAGTTATTGATCGTTCCTCAATGCACTTGGTTCGTATCTGTTTTTCCATTTGAACATCAGaataatgaaaacattttaataACCGTTTTTAATGTATTTCAGACTGCGCTAAGCAGTACAGTGATCGATAATCCCAACAGTCTCCAAAAGCATGATATGGTGAATTATCTTGTCAATTACATCAATACCGATACGGTGTTGTTCCATTCCAACGTACGTTTGTTATTCTAGGTTTcgatattgtcataaggtttGCTCAATTCTTCtgatcatttatcatttttaggAAGAGCCAGAGTTGAAACAAATGCAGAACCAGGAATGGTTGCCTCTCGTCCAATGGTGTAACAAGCGGTATGAGATCAAACTTGCTGCAACGGATTCACTCGTGGTGCCAACGTTCGAAGCCGGGACATCGATGAACCTGAGCCGTTACTTTTCCTCTTATAACACAGCTGCACTACATGGGTTTGTGTTCGCAGTAGACACGATAAAATCTATAATATTGACAATGGCTTGCGTGGATCGGTTCATACCGATTGAGAAGGCGGTGCAGCTAGCACGATTAGAGGAAGAATTTCAACAAGGCCACTGGGGCAAGGTAGAATGGGCGCACGATGTGCAGCGTCTCGATTCGCAGGCCCGTCTTTCAGCTGCAGTACTGTACATTTATTTCAACTCGAGTAGTGCATTTGTTAAAGAGAAAATATCGCTTTAAACCACACATAACGCGATTTGAAATAAACACGCGAAAcaaatattgaaaacaatcagCAAGTTGTAATATAATTTGTTGCTATATGTATTTTTATCGTTACAATTTAATCTTCTTGATATCCTCCATTTTGAAGTCGATCCTGTAGAGCGGGAAAATATATAAGACATGGTTTAGAATAGAATCTGCATTTAAAAGCTACGGGACTCACCTAAGCGCTAATATGGAACGTGCTTCGTTGGCCGTCAATCGCCAGCTGGCAGACGAGGACTCCCAATACTCTGGTAGCTCGGACACGGTTTCCAAATTAAGGATCGTTCCCATTTGTAGCAACTTTGCCAGCTTGTCTCTCACCGACCACGAAGTGGCACCGGTCAGAAAGGAAGCAAGTGCTCGAACCTCCTGATCGAGCACCAATCCTCCCAGCCGATTGAACGTCGTTTTCTTGATAGCCCGTTCCATGCGTGCTGTAATTTCTGTAGTCACAATGCTGACCAATGCGTCATAATTGCGCGGCGTAAGAGCTACCTTGAACGAATTCAGTAGCCCATCGATTTGTACAATAAGAAACTGAACGAATGTTTCGCTCGCCTCATACGAGGCTAACTCCTCTTCCGTTAGGTTGTGGTTGTGGGTCAAAAATTGATCGACCCACGGGTGCAGCCGTGGTTTGATAGCAGAAGATCGGAGCTGCTGAAAGCCAAAGTCAATAAGTGCTTTTAGTGAATCCCCGACAGACTTCAATCCACCAAGACAGCTGtccaatttttccttctcccttGAACTCATCGCTGGGAACGTGACCTCCGTTTCTTCCGTCATCATTTTCCACAACGTTTCAATAAACTCTGTCGACATGTCGGCGTTATTCAGCGCAGCAACAAACCGTCCACGTGCCTGATCAGTGTCGCTTGTTTGCAGGCGACCCTGTTGAATGGAACTCTGGAATGCATTATATGCTTGGGCCAGATCGATGTAACCGGTTGGATAGCCGGCTTTCAAAGGCGCCTTCAAGGCTTTCAGAAAATCTTCTTCAAGGCAGCTAGCTGCATTGTTGATTACCGCACACACGCCATCCAGAGATTGCGTGCCGTTTGATCGACGAATGCATTTGCGTACGATGA encodes:
- the LOC128722679 gene encoding uncharacterized protein LOC128722679; protein product: MDTELALYNVVCKGCKLIKYCSVQHQKLDAPSHDEFCLSVQAVTTKLKVDHIVRCPEKMYLEHLSTFASDKRSLKRLVDCNRFLIERVLNRSLLYHEHIMVQFLTVCNVCLNYDSEKLDFCSDCRQVAYCSEEHRQRDRENHSKWCDLLRINFCLDFGKFIFKCDSFIRLIGDKVDLQFLPKDSFQLASEIMGRNIKARSRSVSKSGLTIELPQEMDNIKLASHFSWVGTILYALKCTDMYDDLQDDLVVFIIGTDNEDVFFNRLTNTAFFVFIPMLRRLRLYFIGPNLKQNDGYQNYLDETRVVEAVLYRDLYHKLPQKYELPNPHLIIAFNCGFHEFCGTPEETWSETIRNLLCIPNVPFAFTSYTHEEAVNDATTVLREAQMLDKRDALTYVLRAAVNPLRNPDPIRNPDLTDETDVLYHKNGYLSIAIMRKE
- the LOC128725852 gene encoding ATP synthase mitochondrial F1 complex assembly factor 2, producing MLRSNIFSLVRLLRPLHHTSIRNYAAPPKRFYKNTGVISSNGRFEITLDSRKLKTPRGLPFYVESEPLAIAIATEWDAQKEVIDRSSMHLTALSSTVIDNPNSLQKHDMVNYLVNYINTDTVLFHSNEEPELKQMQNQEWLPLVQWCNKRYEIKLAATDSLVVPTFEAGTSMNLSRYFSSYNTAALHGFVFAVDTIKSIILTMACVDRFIPIEKAVQLARLEEEFQQGHWGKVEWAHDVQRLDSQARLSAAVLYIYFNSSSAFVKEKISL